A section of the Drosophila sechellia strain sech25 chromosome 3L, ASM438219v1, whole genome shotgun sequence genome encodes:
- the LOC6610794 gene encoding extensin-1 isoform X1, with protein MKMQISVFSLALIALSQSYFTAAHGYDYPQPKVPFTDGYSYPQPAIPFPPPLPKVVESSGYSYPKPAVPFPTAQPKYTPPVQQIIPQEPKLVSGYSYPKPEVPFPPPTQPPQIRVTSPPVAEGYAYPTPSVPFPQPKQGYDYPKPAVSFPPPTAPPQKYLPPVTTTQAPPPQVRKGYDYPKPAIPFPPPTAPPQKYLPPVTNTPAPPPPPPPTKKYLPPPQVKQGYDYPKPAIPFPPPTNPPQKYLPPVVPTSPPVPKYVPPPAPTYIPPQPKKQGYDYPKPAIPFPPPTAPPQKYLPPVTTTQTPAPPPPKYLPPPQVKQGYDYPKPAIPFPPPTAPPQKYLPPVTTTKAPPPPPTVKYLPPPQVKQGYDYPKPAVPFPPPTNPPQKYLPPVVPTSPPQPKYLPPPKPTNSPQPKYLPPPQPKSGYDYPKPSIPFPPPTNPPQKYLPPIVPTTPPQPKYLPPPKPTNPPQPKYLPPPQPKSGYDYPKPAIPFPAPTNPPQKYLPPPVIPTSPPVPKYLPPTSPPTPKYLPPVQAKQGYDYPKPAIPFPPPTAPPQKYLPPVTTTQAPPPPPPTSKYLPPPQVKQGYDYPKPVIPFPPPTNPPQKYIPPVVPTSPPTPKYLPPPQVKQGYDYPKPVIPFPPPAPKSAGYSYPKPAIAFDF; from the exons ATGAAGATG CAGATTAGTGTATTTAGCCTGGCTTTGATCGCCCTAAGCCAGAGCTATTTTACTGCGGCCCAT GGCTATGACTATCCCCAGCCGAAGGTGCCCTTCACCGATGGGTATTCGTATCCGCAGCCGGCCATTCCGTTCCCACCACCACTCCCGAAAGTGGTGGAGTCCAGTGGCTACTCCTACCCAAAGCCAGCCGTTCCCTTCCCGACAGCACAGCCCAAGTACACACCACCAGTGCAGCAGATCATTCCGCAGGAACCGAAGCTGGTCAGTGGGTACTCTTATCCAAAGCCAGAGGTCCCCTTCCCGCCACCCACGCAGCCACCACAGATCAGGGTGACATCCCCACCGGTCGCCGAGGGATACGCCTATCCCACACCGTCGGTACCCTTCCCCCAGCCAAAGCAAGGATACGATTACCCCAAGCCGGCAGTTTCGTTCCCACCACCAACTGCTCCACCACAAAAGTACTTGCCACCTGTAACCACAACTCAAGCGCCACCTCCTCAAGTTAGAAAGGGATACGACTATCCAAAGCCTGCCATTCCGTTCCCACCGCCTACTGCTCCGCCACAGAAGTATCTTCCCCCGGTGACCAACACTCCTGctccacctccaccaccaccgcctACTAAGAAGTATCTGCCACCCCCTCAGGTCAAGCAGGGTTACGATTATCCTAAGCCAGCAATTCCATTCCCACCACCCACAAACCCACCACAGAAATACCTGCCTCCCGTTGTGCCAACCAGCCCTCCTGTGCCAAAATATGTTCCCCCACCTGCACCTACCTACATTCCACCACAACCAAAGAAGCAAGGATATGACTATCCCAAGCCCGCCATTCCAttcccaccacccaccgctcCTCCGCAGAAGTATCTGCCTCCTGTGACCACAACCCAAACACCAGCTCCTCCCCCGCCGAAGTACCTGCCACCACCACAGGTGAAACAGGGATACGACTATCCCAAGCCAGCTATTCCATTCCCACCACCAACTGCTCCAccacaaaaatatttgccaccTGTTACCACTACGAAAgcacctccaccaccacctaCCGTTAAATACCTTCCTCCACCACAAGTGAAGCAAGGTTACGATTACCCAAAACCCGCCGTTCCTTTCCCACCTCCCACTAACCCACCACAGAAATATCTTCCACCTGTTGTGCCCACGAGTCCACCACAGCCGAAGTACTTGCCACCTCCGAAGCCAACAAACTCACCGCAGCCCAAGTATCTGCCACCCCCACAGCCCAAGTCGGGGTATGATTACCCAAAACCCTCCATTCCATTCCCACCACCAACAAACCCACCACAGAAATACTTGCCACCTATTGTGCCCACGACTCCACCACAGCCCAAGTACTTGCCACCTCCAAAGCCAACAAACCCCCCGCAGCCCAAGTATCTGCCACCCCCACAGCCTAAGTCAGGCTATGATTACCCGAAACCCGCCATTCCATTCCCAGCACCCACTAACCCACCTCAAAAGTACCTGCCACCACCAGTAATTCCCACTTCACCACCAGTACCAAAATATCTGCCACCTACAAGCCCACCAACACCCAAGTACTTGCCCCCGGTGCAGGCGAAGCAGGGTTACGACTATCCCAAGCCCGCCATTCCAttcccaccacccactgcccCACCACAGAAGTACTTGCCACCTGTGACCACAACTCAAGCAccgcctccacctcctccCACATCCAAGTACCTTCCTCCACCTCAAGTTAAGCAGGGCTACGACTATCCCAAGCCCGTTATTCCCTTTCCACCGCCCACGAATCCACCGCAGAAGTACATTCCACCCGTTGTGCCAACCAGCCCGCCCACTCCCAAGTACCTTCCACCCCCTCAGGTGAAGCAGGGTTACGACTACCCCAAGCCAGTCATTCCATTTCCCCCACCCGCCCCCAAGTCCGCGGGCTATTCCTACCCGAAGCCGGCCATCGCATTCGACTTTTGA
- the LOC6610796 gene encoding uncharacterized protein LOC6610796 — MIAHLLHSCRLAVERESEKLHFPRPWDSESKSAMAVLRTYLLLLFYLQLSQGIKVDSGSKEGDSSSTPSPPLYRVSKPEHKKPENRVPPHLQDIRSGYVDDDAGDVIRIIEPPQHFQQLKRLRQRQPSNPPVVWEQPRKLTSNRVKIMPQGDLLTQETQIQNGPNQLQIPIEILASVRKTERLLQRQRQKAKFPLVRQRHIQRQSHTLIAQKALKQQLHHRSQQQRLKAVLSRNQELKRSKRNRRDVSGKSREPYDVQKGLKLVAHIGDLLKNATQYLPDEGVPNEVKRSPTCSNATNCDNRRRRQRLFKQQAKSAEREKLKERRRNFRNKEATTTTAATTKATTTTTTTTGKSVFSSANSLAETSATPLASRLVNSRKSKSKSPNNNRNSNWGRSDDSILYADVMTNIRNLWQEHDQLAGPKFIAPDEVANNTDYRALDVYLKQLDDLAKKLPTAAPISGLNKEELQRATPTPSWYLINSEGGIFETRLDSQTKPSSSLFHRFPDMPNQNQSVSTLDLE; from the coding sequence ATGATAGCACACTTACTGCACAGTTGTCGGTTGGCCGTCGAACGCGAAAGTGAAAAGTTGCATTTCCCCCGACCTTGGGATAGTGAGAGTAAAAGTGCAATGGCTGTGCTAAGGACATACTTGTTGCTCCTCTTCTATTTACAACTAAGCCAGGGGATAAAAGTGGATAGTGGGAGCAAGGAAGGAGATTCCAGTAGCACTCCAAGTCCTCCTCTTTATAGGGTATCAAAGCCCGAGCACAAGAAACCGGAGAACAGGGTTCCCCCGCATTTGCAGGACATACGTTCTGGTTACGTCGATGATGATGCGGGAGATGTGATCAGGATTATTGAGCCTCCTCAACACTTTCAGCAGCTGAAACGTCTGCGTCAACGGCAGCCTTCCAATCCACCGGTGGTTTGGGAGCAACCGCGGAAATTGACCAGCAATAGGGTGAAAATCATGCCCCAAGGAGACCTCCTCACGCAGGAAACCCAGATACAAAATGGTCCTAATCAGCTACAAATACCCATAGAAATCTTGGCGTCCGTGCGGAAAACAGAGCGTCTGTTGCAGCGGCAAAGACAAAAGGCCAAGTTTCCGCTGGTAAGGCAACGACATATCCAGCGACAAAGTCATACGTTAATAGCCCAAAAGGCCCTGAAACAACAGCTCCACCATCGTAGCCAGCAGCAAAGGCTAAAAGCTGTGCTAAGTCGCAATCAGGAGCTTAAGAGAAGTAAAAGAAACAGAAGGGATGTGTCTGGGAAGTCAAGGGAACCGTATGATGTACAAAAGGGCCTGAAGTTGGTGGCCCACATTGGGGATCTACTCAAAAATGCCACACAATATCTACCCGACGAGGGCGTCCCCAATGAGGTGAAAAGGTCACCAACTTGCAGCAATGCAACCAACTGCGACAATCGGCGACGTCGCCAAAGACTTTTCAAACAGCAGGCCAAGTCAGCCGAGCGGGAAAAATTAAAGGAGAGGCGGCGCAACTTCCGGAATAAAGAggcaacaaccacaacagcagcaacaaccaaggcgacaacgacgacaacaacaaccactggCAAATCAGTGTTTTCAAGTGCCAATTCACTTGCGGAAACTTCCGCAACTCCGCTGGCCAGTCGCCTGGTGAATTCAcgcaaatccaaatccaaatcgcCAAATAACAACCGCAATAGCAACTGGGGCCGCAGCGATGACTCCATACTCTATGCGGATGTAATGACAAATATACGCAACTTGTGGCAGGAGCACGATCAGTTGGCGGGACCAAAGTTTATTGCACCTGACGAGGTGGCCAACAACACGGACTATCGCGCCTTGGACGTGTATCTCAAGCAGCTGGatgatttggccaaaaagctgCCCACTGCGGCTCCCATCAGTGGTCTGAATAAGGAGGAGCTGCAGcgagccacgcccacgcccagTTGGTACTTAATAAACTCAGAGGGAGGCATCTTTGAGACTCGGCTGGATAGTCAAACCAAACCCTCGTCGTCCCTATTCCATCGCTTCCCCGACATGCccaatcaaaatcaaagtgTGTCCACATTGGACTTGGAGTAG
- the LOC116801039 gene encoding RNA-binding protein 14 produces the protein MKFFLFCAFIAAVAADVSHLPSSQYLPPGRGAASAPVASYSAPAQSYSVEASAPVASYSAPVESSYSVAASAPAVSYAAPAVSYAAPAQSYSAPAATYTAAASAPAVSYAAPAQSYSAPAATYTAAASAPAVSYAAPAQSYSAPAATYTAAASAPAVSYAAPVQSYAAPAATYNAAASAPAVSYAAPAQTYTAAASAPAVSYSAPAESYETAASEPAHTFSANDGYRYKTHKRVVLRRHRRGVPSNDYLPPFQGAASAPTSEYLPPAASAPAPVYQSAASAPAVSYAAPAQTYSAPAVSYAEPAESYETAASAPAHSFSSNDGYRYKTHKRVVLRRHRRDVSHLPSNDYLPPAASAPAPVYSAPAQSYSAPAATYTAAASAPAVSYAAPAQSYSAPAATYTAAASAPAVSYAAPAQSYSAPAQSYSAPAATYTAAASAPAVSYAAPAQSYSAPAATYTAAASAPAVSYAAPAQSYSAPEYYSGAASAPAVSYSAPAASYSAPAESYETAASEPAHSFSSNDGYRYKTQRRVVLRRHRY, from the exons ATG AAATTCTTCTTGTTCTGCGCCTTCATCGCCGCCGTGGCCGCTGATGTCAGCCACCTGCCATCTAGCCAGTACCTGCCCCCCGGCCGTGGAGCAGCATCGGCTCCCGTGGCTTCCTACTCCGCTCCTGCCCAGAGCTACAGCGTAGAGGCCTCGGCCCCAGTTGCTTCCTACTCCGCTCCCGTTGAGTCCAGCTACTccgttgctgcttctgctccgGCGGTGTCTTATGCTGCCCCAGCTGTGTCCTACGCCGCTCCTGCCCAGAGCTactctgctcctgctgccacCTACACCGCCGCTGCTTCTGCCCCAGCTGTGTCCTACGCCGCTCCTGCCCAGAGCTactctgctcctgctgccacCTACACCGCCGCTGCTTCTGCCCCAGCTGTGTCCTACGCCGCTCCTGCCCAGAGCTactctgctcctgctgccacCTACACCGCTGCTGCCTCTGCCCCAGCTGTGTCCTACGCCGCTCCCGTCCAGAGCTACGCCGCCCCTGCTGCCACCTACAACGCTGCTGCATCGGCTCCTGCTGTGTCCTACGCTGCTCCTGCTCAGACCTACACCGCTGCCGCTTCCGCCCCAGCTGTGTCCTACTCCGCTCCCGCTGAGTCTTACGAGACCGCTGCCTCTGAGCCCGCACACACCTTCTCGGCCAACGATGGATACCGTTACAAGACCCACAAGCGCGTGGTCCTCCGCCGTCATCGTCGTGGTGTGCCCTCCAACGACTACCTGCCCCCTTTCCAGGGCGCCGCTTCCGCCCCAACCAGTGAGTACCTGCCCCCAGCAGCTTCCGCCCCCGCTCCAGTCTACCAGAGCGCTGCCTCTGCCCCAGCTGTGTCCTACGCCGCTCCCGCCCAGACCTATTCCGCACCTGCTGTCTCCTACGCCGAGCCCGCTGAGAGCTACGAAACcgctgcttctgctcctgccCACTCCTTCTCCTCCAACGATGGATACCGGTACAAGACCCACAAGCGTGTGGTGCTCCGCCGTCACCGTCGTGATGTGAGCCACCTGCCCTCCAACGATTACCTGCCTCCAGCAGCCTCTGCCCCAGCTCCAGTGTACTCCGCCCCCGCTCAGAGCTACTCTGCTCCCGCTGCCACCTACACCGCTGCTGCCTCCGCACCAGCTGTGTCCTACGCCGCACCTGCCCAGAGCTACTCCGCTCCTGCTGCCACCtacactgctgctgcttccgcTCCAGCTGTCTCCTACGCCGCTCCCGCTCAGAGCTACTCCGCGCCCGCTCAGAGCTACTCTGCTCCCGCTGCCACCTACACCGCTGCTGCCTCCGCACCAGCTGTGTCCTACGCCGCACCTGCCCAGAGCTACTCCGCTCCTGCTGCCACCtacactgctgctgcttccgcTCCAGCTGTCTCCTACGCCGCTCCCGCTCAGAGCTACTCTGCTCCCGAGTACTACAGCGGTGCCGCATCCGCCCCAGCTGTCTCCTACTCCGCCCCAGCTGCTTCCTACTCTGCCCCCGCTGAGAGCTACGAGACCGCCGCCTCTGAGCCCGCCCACTCCTTCTCCTCCAACGATGGATACCGCTACAAGACCCAGCGTCGCGTGGTCCTCCGCCGTCACCGTTACTAG
- the LOC6610794 gene encoding extensin-1 isoform X2, translating to MKMISVFSLALIALSQSYFTAAHGYDYPQPKVPFTDGYSYPQPAIPFPPPLPKVVESSGYSYPKPAVPFPTAQPKYTPPVQQIIPQEPKLVSGYSYPKPEVPFPPPTQPPQIRVTSPPVAEGYAYPTPSVPFPQPKQGYDYPKPAVSFPPPTAPPQKYLPPVTTTQAPPPQVRKGYDYPKPAIPFPPPTAPPQKYLPPVTNTPAPPPPPPPTKKYLPPPQVKQGYDYPKPAIPFPPPTNPPQKYLPPVVPTSPPVPKYVPPPAPTYIPPQPKKQGYDYPKPAIPFPPPTAPPQKYLPPVTTTQTPAPPPPKYLPPPQVKQGYDYPKPAIPFPPPTAPPQKYLPPVTTTKAPPPPPTVKYLPPPQVKQGYDYPKPAVPFPPPTNPPQKYLPPVVPTSPPQPKYLPPPKPTNSPQPKYLPPPQPKSGYDYPKPSIPFPPPTNPPQKYLPPIVPTTPPQPKYLPPPKPTNPPQPKYLPPPQPKSGYDYPKPAIPFPAPTNPPQKYLPPPVIPTSPPVPKYLPPTSPPTPKYLPPVQAKQGYDYPKPAIPFPPPTAPPQKYLPPVTTTQAPPPPPPTSKYLPPPQVKQGYDYPKPVIPFPPPTNPPQKYIPPVVPTSPPTPKYLPPPQVKQGYDYPKPVIPFPPPAPKSAGYSYPKPAIAFDF from the exons ATGAAGATG ATTAGTGTATTTAGCCTGGCTTTGATCGCCCTAAGCCAGAGCTATTTTACTGCGGCCCAT GGCTATGACTATCCCCAGCCGAAGGTGCCCTTCACCGATGGGTATTCGTATCCGCAGCCGGCCATTCCGTTCCCACCACCACTCCCGAAAGTGGTGGAGTCCAGTGGCTACTCCTACCCAAAGCCAGCCGTTCCCTTCCCGACAGCACAGCCCAAGTACACACCACCAGTGCAGCAGATCATTCCGCAGGAACCGAAGCTGGTCAGTGGGTACTCTTATCCAAAGCCAGAGGTCCCCTTCCCGCCACCCACGCAGCCACCACAGATCAGGGTGACATCCCCACCGGTCGCCGAGGGATACGCCTATCCCACACCGTCGGTACCCTTCCCCCAGCCAAAGCAAGGATACGATTACCCCAAGCCGGCAGTTTCGTTCCCACCACCAACTGCTCCACCACAAAAGTACTTGCCACCTGTAACCACAACTCAAGCGCCACCTCCTCAAGTTAGAAAGGGATACGACTATCCAAAGCCTGCCATTCCGTTCCCACCGCCTACTGCTCCGCCACAGAAGTATCTTCCCCCGGTGACCAACACTCCTGctccacctccaccaccaccgcctACTAAGAAGTATCTGCCACCCCCTCAGGTCAAGCAGGGTTACGATTATCCTAAGCCAGCAATTCCATTCCCACCACCCACAAACCCACCACAGAAATACCTGCCTCCCGTTGTGCCAACCAGCCCTCCTGTGCCAAAATATGTTCCCCCACCTGCACCTACCTACATTCCACCACAACCAAAGAAGCAAGGATATGACTATCCCAAGCCCGCCATTCCAttcccaccacccaccgctcCTCCGCAGAAGTATCTGCCTCCTGTGACCACAACCCAAACACCAGCTCCTCCCCCGCCGAAGTACCTGCCACCACCACAGGTGAAACAGGGATACGACTATCCCAAGCCAGCTATTCCATTCCCACCACCAACTGCTCCAccacaaaaatatttgccaccTGTTACCACTACGAAAgcacctccaccaccacctaCCGTTAAATACCTTCCTCCACCACAAGTGAAGCAAGGTTACGATTACCCAAAACCCGCCGTTCCTTTCCCACCTCCCACTAACCCACCACAGAAATATCTTCCACCTGTTGTGCCCACGAGTCCACCACAGCCGAAGTACTTGCCACCTCCGAAGCCAACAAACTCACCGCAGCCCAAGTATCTGCCACCCCCACAGCCCAAGTCGGGGTATGATTACCCAAAACCCTCCATTCCATTCCCACCACCAACAAACCCACCACAGAAATACTTGCCACCTATTGTGCCCACGACTCCACCACAGCCCAAGTACTTGCCACCTCCAAAGCCAACAAACCCCCCGCAGCCCAAGTATCTGCCACCCCCACAGCCTAAGTCAGGCTATGATTACCCGAAACCCGCCATTCCATTCCCAGCACCCACTAACCCACCTCAAAAGTACCTGCCACCACCAGTAATTCCCACTTCACCACCAGTACCAAAATATCTGCCACCTACAAGCCCACCAACACCCAAGTACTTGCCCCCGGTGCAGGCGAAGCAGGGTTACGACTATCCCAAGCCCGCCATTCCAttcccaccacccactgcccCACCACAGAAGTACTTGCCACCTGTGACCACAACTCAAGCAccgcctccacctcctccCACATCCAAGTACCTTCCTCCACCTCAAGTTAAGCAGGGCTACGACTATCCCAAGCCCGTTATTCCCTTTCCACCGCCCACGAATCCACCGCAGAAGTACATTCCACCCGTTGTGCCAACCAGCCCGCCCACTCCCAAGTACCTTCCACCCCCTCAGGTGAAGCAGGGTTACGACTACCCCAAGCCAGTCATTCCATTTCCCCCACCCGCCCCCAAGTCCGCGGGCTATTCCTACCCGAAGCCGGCCATCGCATTCGACTTTTGA
- the LOC6610795 gene encoding pupal cuticle protein Edg-91 — translation MFQARTFCLLLALCLLAMFFVGSEALPLPQEGREEGGDQEANVEAEGKDLEGAASFGYGYYSSPYLGGYYGGYWPHYSGSYYGIGYPYYGGYYGLHHHHGHYGHYF, via the exons ATGTTCCAAGCCAGAACCTTTTGCCTGCTGCTCGCCCTATGCCTTTTGGCCATGTTCTTTGTTGGATCTGAGGCCCTGCCACTCCCACAGGAGGGTCGGGAGGAAGGCGGCGATCAGGAGGCGAATGTAGAGGCTGAGGGGAAGGATCTGGAGGGAGCTGCATCCTTTGGATACGGATACTACTCGTCGCCCTACTTGGGTGGCTACTACGGAGGATATTGGCCACATTACAGCGGCAGTTACTACGGAATTG GTTATCCATACTATGGAGGTTACTACGGATTGCATCATCACCATGGACACTATGGACACTACTTCTAG